Proteins encoded within one genomic window of Dehalococcoidia bacterium:
- a CDS encoding toxin-antitoxin system HicB family antitoxin translates to MANLQVKNIPDALHERLRRHALENGCTMSSVVLTALERELAWADWQKRFAEHPKTDLGVDAATLIAEARDQRELETEWLDT, encoded by the coding sequence ATGGCTAACCTACAGGTGAAGAACATTCCCGATGCACTCCACGAACGTCTGCGTCGTCACGCGCTGGAAAACGGCTGCACCATGAGTTCAGTGGTGCTGACTGCTTTAGAGCGTGAGCTGGCATGGGCGGACTGGCAGAAGCGTTTTGCCGAACACCCTAAGACAGACCTTGGCGTGGATGCGGCAACTCTTATTGCCGAAGCACGGGATCAACGTGAATTAGAGACAGAGTGGCTGGATACGTAG